In Microplitis demolitor isolate Queensland-Clemson2020A chromosome 9, iyMicDemo2.1a, whole genome shotgun sequence, one genomic interval encodes:
- the LOC103572904 gene encoding uncharacterized protein LOC103572904 has protein sequence MNPIDSYLPKGKLFYSYDEFTEWCNKLKANEHPTKLSSFDIKTITAAKLKRFMDPALHFYKFHKKCKFFGEFISKRTTNRKTTSKKVNCPFFFYFRINEQGNALELIDCHWSHNHPPHVLPIADKPNDIAQATEMPIPETTEENPTNEINSDRQIYLHILNEIENYPFLLENDTIIFDDAVESINELVPIVDEAIGKSGHIIAHRPRINADNKEPRSLATENINEEAEKPGVRKLHETSKEEHIVNKTAEGSGDEFPNKAVGFATIVETRNQGFDDKNREEVAEVLGIIVENSNGASNIENLDKIDRSLEAIVDTTAEGSGGEIPREEAGGFDTIVETRDRGFGDGNRDGVAEVLGIIVESSNGGSNIENFDKIDRSLEAFVGTSAEGSGGEIPREEAGGFDVVTESADREPGENPKKATEDFEATAEIRDDRFIVKMSTETARKFDSNEVKKLH, from the exons ATGAATCCGATTGATTCATACTTGCCAAAAGGCAAATTATTCTATTCTTATGATGAATTTACCGAATGGTGTAATAAACTGAAAGCTAATGAACATCCAACCAAATTGTcaagttttgatattaaaactattactgctgctaaattaaaaagatttatGGATCCAgctttacatttttataaattccataaaaaatgtaaattttttggtgAATTTATATCAAAACGAACCACTAACCGTAAAACAAC atCGAAGAAGGTTAATTGTccattctttttttattttcgaataaatGAACAAGGGAATGCTTTGGAACTAATTGATTGTCACTGGTCGCATAATCACCCACCTCATGTATTACCG ATTGCTGATAAGCCAAATGACATTGCTCAGGCTACTGAAATGCCAATACCTGAAACTACTGAGGAAAATCCAACAAACGAAATCAATTCCGACAGACAAATATATCTTCATATACTTAATGAGATTGAAAATTATCCATTTTTGTTAGAGAATGatactataatttttgatgatgCTGTCGAATCAATTAATGAACTTGTACCAATTGTTGATGAAGCTATTGGGAAATCCGGTCATATAATAGCTCACAGGCCTCGTATCAATGCCGACAATAAAGAACCTAGATCACTTGCAACTGAAAATATCAATGAAGAAGCTGAAAAACCTGGGGTGAGAAAACTTCACGAAACATCTAAAGAAGAgcatattgtaaataaaacagCTGAAGGATCTGGTGATGAATTTCCCAACAAAGCTGTAGGTTTTGCTACAATTGTTGAGACTAGAAATCAAGGATTTGATGACAAAAACCGTGAAGAAGTAGCTGAAGTTCTTGGAATTATTGTAGAGAACAGTAATGGAGCATCTAACATTGAAAACCTCGATAAAATAGACAGAAGCCTTGAAGCTATTGTTGATACAACAGCTGAAGGGTCTGGCGGTGAAATTCCCAGAGAAGAAGCTGGAGGTTTTGATACAATTGTTGAGACTAGAGATCGAGGATTTGGTGATGGAAACCGTGATGGAGTAGCTGAAGTTCTTGGAATTATTGTCGAGAGCAGTAATGGAGGATCTAACATTGAAAACTTCGATAAAATAGACAGAAGCCTTGAAGCTTTTGTTGGTACATCAGCTGAAGGGTCTGGTGGTGAAATTCCCAGAGAAGAAGCTGGAGGTTTTGATGTAGTTACTGAGAGTGCAGATCGAGAACCTGGTGAAAATCCTAAAAAAGCAACTGAAGATTTTGAAGCTACTGCTGAAATTAGAGATGAcagatttattgttaaaatgtCTACAGAAACTGCCAGGAAATTTGATTCTaatgaagttaaaaaacttCATTAG